The following coding sequences lie in one Chlamydiota bacterium genomic window:
- the uvrA gene encoding excinuclease ABC subunit UvrA, translated as MGHILLQGVRQHNLKNIDVQIPLNQITVITGVSGSGKSSLAFDTLYAEGQRRYVESFSAYARQFLDRMDKPDLDRIEGILPAIAIDQTERVRGSRSTVGTMTEITDFVKLTFAKLGELYCRNCGRRVLIDSPESIAHHLFEILSGKWILISFPVRLSSKLKASELLDGFLKMGFRKAVLMGEVVSIDENLLEKFRGETLDVFVDRIELKESNQDRLMDSLEQAYQFGKGKLAISLLEARSSKLEAEAKTKTEEVFASSLQPRASSFFKFSQHYHCPDCDIYYPDLTPHFFSFNHPIGACETCRGFGRMIDIDLDLVIPLKRKSLKEGAIRPWQTQGYSEAQDELLAYARQKGISIDTPFEELPEWAKQWVIKGEGDWYGIHGFFKWLETRSYKMHIRVLLSKYRSYGVCPDCKGTRFKSDVLWVKVGGKNIAEIYKMNIEEAFSFFSSLQFGGSQEKIAHLLLQEIRSRLGYLKDVGLGYLTLDRQAKTLSGGEVERVNLTTAIGTNLVNTLFILDEPSIGLHARDNARLIQILHRLKKNQNTIVLVEHDPEIILHSDYCIDLGPAAGEEGGKVIFSGNLNALMDHPTSLTGRYLSHRSQISIPQNRREFLRGHWIHVKKASQNNLKNMDVSIPLNMMVCITGVSGSGKSTLVEEILYRGLKKIKGEFVGAPGTHQSILGYQKIQDVILVDQNPIGKTPRSNPATYTKIFDEVRHLFSQVSMARVRRYSPSIFSFNVEGGRCDRCQGDGFEKIEMQFLSDVYVKCPECFGNRFRKEILQVRYQDKNIAEVLNLTITQALYFFKDKAKITRPLMILQDIGLGYLRLGQPLNTLSGGESQRLKLAYFMGVLRRENCLFLFDEPTTGLHPEDIRKLLIAFENLIENGNSVLIIEHNLDVIKCADYCIDLGPEGGDLGGNIVFQGTPEEMVKCEASHTGRFLKKELEEKNWLEARGSKLEVKAKTEEVFASSLQPRASSKSEVFTSSLEPRASSPSQSLELRASSEVSASSKVNSIRVVGAREHNLKNIDVTIPRDQLVVITGLSGSGKSTLAYDIIFAEGQRRYIESLSSYARQFMTQVSRPDIDWIEGIPPTVMIEQRLTQGGKRSTVATVTEIYHYLRLLYSKIGEQHCHQCSQKISSQTVNQIYDYILERYRGEKIRFLSPMILGKKGYHKEIFEKLKKNGLSKARVDGRMRLVDPVPTLKRFVEHQIDAVLAEIKIDLKESYALKRMIEEALSFGKNSFFVSLAGKPDQLFSLNLYCPRCEISFEELDPRIFSYNSKQGACSTCHGLGVEGHSVKGEEESLEDEKEDSEGKICPDCKGARLKPSSLAVYVNGKSIAQMTSMSCQNALIYFRKIKLNERQTQIAKNMMKELVRRLEFLNHVGLDYLSLDRGVQSLSGGESQRVRLAAQLGSDLQGVCYILDEPTIGLHVRDHQRLLETLHDLRCRGNSVIVVEHDEQTILEADHVIDLGPGAGKNGGRVIAQGDPMKIMETSESLTGHFLNELSQPKPFQSRSIKGASFLEIHGAREHNLKNVNVKIPLGRLVCVTGVSGSGKSTLVRDILYRALRKIKYEDATPIGKYEEILGHEGIERVIEVDQTPIGKTPRSIPATYAGFYPEIRELYERMPEAKVRGYSAKRFTFNLEGGRCEKCKGQGRLKIEMNFLPEVYVSCDDCHGARFNQETLEVLFKGKNIAEVLAMTVEEAVQFFESIPKIYKPLKLLNELGLGYIELGQPSPTLSGGEAQRIKLAYELIKRNRGKTLYVLDEPTTGLHFADIERLMKILQKLVDLGNTVVLIEHNLDVIRQVDMIIDLGPEGGERGGFVVAEGSPQEIIQQAKISYTAKYLKQFLEGNLFKKIKNQISKIKIEEFVE; from the coding sequence ATGGGTCACATTTTGCTTCAGGGCGTCAGACAGCATAATCTTAAAAATATTGATGTCCAGATCCCTTTAAATCAGATCACGGTGATTACCGGGGTGAGCGGATCAGGGAAATCCAGTCTTGCGTTTGATACCCTTTATGCAGAGGGTCAGAGGCGGTATGTGGAGAGTTTCTCCGCCTATGCCCGTCAATTTCTTGATCGAATGGATAAGCCGGATTTGGATCGGATTGAGGGGATTTTACCTGCCATTGCGATTGATCAGACTGAACGCGTTCGGGGTTCTCGTTCAACTGTGGGAACCATGACGGAGATTACGGATTTTGTCAAATTAACCTTTGCCAAGCTTGGAGAACTTTATTGTCGAAATTGTGGAAGAAGAGTCTTAATTGATAGCCCAGAGTCCATTGCCCACCACCTTTTTGAAATTCTATCAGGAAAATGGATTCTCATCAGCTTTCCAGTGAGACTTTCTTCCAAATTAAAGGCAAGCGAGCTCTTGGACGGTTTTTTAAAAATGGGATTTCGAAAAGCTGTTTTAATGGGAGAAGTTGTTTCAATTGATGAAAATTTGCTAGAGAAGTTCCGCGGAGAAACATTAGATGTTTTTGTCGATCGTATTGAACTCAAAGAATCGAATCAGGACCGTCTCATGGATTCGCTTGAACAGGCTTATCAATTTGGCAAAGGGAAACTGGCTATAAGTCTGCTCGAGGCTCGAAGCTCGAAGCTCGAGGCAGAAGCAAAAACAAAAACTGAAGAAGTATTTGCCTCGAGCCTTCAGCCTCGAGCCTCGAGCTTTTTTAAATTCAGTCAACACTATCACTGTCCTGACTGCGATATTTATTATCCGGATTTAACCCCCCATTTTTTTTCTTTCAATCATCCCATAGGGGCTTGTGAGACCTGCCGAGGTTTTGGACGCATGATTGATATTGATCTTGATCTTGTGATTCCACTCAAGCGTAAGAGTTTAAAAGAAGGGGCAATTCGCCCTTGGCAAACTCAAGGGTATAGTGAGGCTCAAGATGAACTTTTGGCTTATGCTCGTCAGAAAGGAATTTCGATTGATACCCCTTTTGAAGAATTACCTGAGTGGGCAAAGCAGTGGGTGATTAAGGGGGAAGGGGACTGGTATGGCATACATGGATTTTTTAAGTGGCTTGAAACAAGGTCTTACAAAATGCATATCCGCGTTCTCCTTTCTAAATATCGAAGTTATGGGGTGTGTCCAGATTGTAAAGGGACACGATTTAAATCAGATGTGCTTTGGGTCAAGGTCGGAGGTAAAAATATTGCTGAAATTTATAAAATGAATATTGAAGAGGCGTTTTCATTTTTTAGTTCTCTACAATTTGGGGGTTCCCAGGAGAAAATTGCCCATCTTTTACTTCAAGAAATTCGTTCCCGACTCGGATATTTGAAGGATGTTGGTTTGGGATATTTAACGCTTGATAGGCAGGCCAAGACGCTTTCTGGAGGAGAGGTCGAACGCGTTAATCTTACAACGGCCATTGGAACCAATCTTGTCAACACCCTGTTTATTCTGGATGAACCCAGCATTGGCCTTCATGCCAGGGACAATGCGCGGTTGATTCAAATTTTGCATCGATTGAAAAAAAATCAAAATACGATTGTCCTGGTTGAACATGATCCAGAGATTATTCTCCATTCTGATTATTGCATTGATTTGGGCCCCGCTGCTGGAGAGGAAGGAGGCAAGGTTATTTTTTCTGGAAATTTGAACGCACTCATGGATCATCCGACCTCGCTTACAGGCCGCTATTTAAGTCATCGTTCTCAAATTTCAATTCCTCAAAATCGACGTGAATTTTTAAGAGGACATTGGATTCATGTTAAAAAGGCCTCACAGAACAATCTTAAAAATATGGATGTGTCTATTCCTTTGAATATGATGGTTTGTATCACTGGAGTTTCTGGATCAGGGAAAAGTACCTTGGTCGAAGAAATTCTTTACCGAGGGCTTAAAAAAATAAAAGGCGAATTTGTAGGGGCTCCGGGGACACATCAATCCATTTTAGGTTATCAAAAAATTCAAGATGTTATTTTGGTGGATCAAAATCCTATTGGAAAAACACCTCGATCCAATCCCGCGACTTACACGAAAATTTTTGATGAGGTTCGCCATTTATTTAGTCAGGTGTCTATGGCTCGGGTGCGTCGCTATTCTCCCAGTATCTTTTCTTTTAATGTGGAAGGGGGAAGGTGTGATCGTTGTCAGGGGGATGGTTTTGAAAAAATAGAAATGCAATTTCTTTCGGATGTTTACGTCAAATGCCCAGAATGTTTTGGAAATCGTTTTCGTAAAGAGATTTTACAGGTACGCTATCAGGATAAAAATATTGCTGAGGTTTTAAATTTAACCATTACACAAGCCCTTTATTTCTTTAAGGATAAAGCTAAAATCACTCGCCCTTTGATGATTTTGCAAGACATTGGTTTGGGATATTTACGTTTGGGGCAACCTCTGAATACGTTATCAGGCGGGGAATCTCAAAGATTGAAGCTGGCTTATTTTATGGGGGTTTTGCGACGGGAAAATTGTCTTTTTCTTTTTGATGAACCCACCACAGGTCTTCATCCCGAAGATATCCGAAAGCTTTTAATTGCTTTTGAAAATTTGATTGAAAATGGGAATTCCGTTTTGATTATTGAACATAATTTAGATGTGATTAAGTGTGCAGATTATTGTATCGACTTGGGGCCCGAAGGAGGGGATTTGGGAGGAAATATTGTTTTTCAAGGAACCCCAGAAGAAATGGTGAAGTGTGAGGCTTCGCATACGGGAAGGTTTTTGAAAAAAGAGTTAGAAGAAAAAAACTGGCTCGAGGCTCGAGGCTCGAAGCTCGAGGTAAAAGCAAAAACTGAAGAAGTATTTGCCTCGAGCCTCCAGCCTCGAGCCTCGAGCAAGTCAGAAGTATTTACCTCGAGCCTTGAGCCTCGAGCTTCGAGCCCGTCTCAGAGCCTCGAGCTTCGAGCCTCGAGCGAAGTATCAGCCTCGAGCAAGGTAAATTCCATCCGTGTCGTCGGTGCTCGTGAGCATAATCTTAAAAATATTGATGTGACGATTCCTCGTGATCAACTCGTTGTGATTACGGGTCTTTCAGGGTCGGGGAAGTCTACCTTGGCTTACGATATTATCTTTGCAGAAGGTCAACGTCGTTATATTGAAAGCCTTTCCTCTTATGCCCGGCAATTCATGACTCAAGTTTCAAGGCCTGATATTGACTGGATTGAGGGGATTCCCCCAACGGTGATGATTGAGCAGAGGTTGACCCAGGGAGGAAAGCGATCGACCGTGGCCACGGTCACAGAAATCTACCATTATTTGAGACTGCTTTATTCTAAGATTGGAGAGCAGCATTGTCATCAGTGCTCTCAGAAAATCAGTTCTCAAACAGTGAACCAAATCTATGATTATATCCTGGAAAGATATCGAGGAGAAAAGATTCGTTTTCTTTCTCCGATGATTCTGGGAAAGAAGGGATATCACAAAGAGATATTTGAGAAACTTAAAAAGAATGGTCTTTCAAAAGCGAGGGTCGATGGACGGATGAGACTTGTAGATCCTGTTCCAACTTTAAAACGTTTTGTAGAACATCAGATTGATGCAGTTCTTGCTGAAATTAAAATTGATTTAAAAGAATCCTATGCGCTTAAAAGAATGATTGAAGAGGCATTGAGTTTTGGAAAGAATTCCTTTTTTGTAAGTTTAGCGGGTAAACCAGATCAGCTTTTTAGTTTGAATCTGTATTGTCCGCGGTGCGAGATCAGTTTTGAGGAATTAGATCCGCGTATTTTTTCTTACAACAGTAAACAGGGAGCCTGTTCAACTTGCCATGGCTTGGGTGTGGAAGGGCATTCTGTAAAAGGGGAAGAAGAATCGTTAGAGGATGAAAAAGAAGATTCGGAAGGGAAAATTTGTCCTGATTGTAAAGGGGCACGTTTAAAACCTTCTTCTCTGGCTGTTTATGTAAATGGGAAATCGATTGCACAGATGACATCGATGTCTTGTCAGAATGCCTTGATTTATTTTAGAAAAATAAAGTTGAACGAGCGACAAACGCAAATTGCAAAAAACATGATGAAGGAATTAGTCCGAAGGCTTGAATTTTTAAATCATGTCGGGCTAGATTACTTGAGTCTGGATCGTGGAGTTCAGAGTCTATCAGGAGGAGAATCTCAGCGGGTTCGCTTGGCAGCCCAGTTAGGATCAGATTTACAGGGTGTTTGCTATATTTTAGATGAACCGACCATTGGGCTTCATGTGAGAGATCACCAAAGACTTTTAGAGACTTTGCATGATTTAAGATGTCGTGGCAATAGTGTCATTGTGGTAGAACATGATGAACAGACTATTTTAGAGGCGGATCATGTGATTGATCTTGGGCCGGGCGCTGGTAAAAATGGAGGACGGGTTATTGCCCAGGGAGATCCCATGAAGATCATGGAAACTTCTGAATCGCTAACAGGGCATTTTCTTAATGAGCTTTCTCAACCCAAACCCTTTCAGTCTCGCTCAATCAAAGGGGCTTCATTTTTGGAAATTCATGGGGCTCGGGAACACAATTTAAAGAATGTAAATGTTAAAATTCCTTTAGGGCGACTCGTTTGTGTGACAGGAGTTTCAGGGTCCGGAAAGAGTACGCTTGTCCGAGATATTCTCTATCGGGCTTTGAGAAAAATTAAATATGAAGATGCTACTCCTATAGGGAAATATGAAGAAATTTTGGGGCACGAAGGGATTGAGCGTGTGATTGAGGTGGATCAAACGCCTATTGGCAAAACACCTCGATCGATTCCCGCAACTTATGCCGGATTCTATCCGGAGATTAGAGAGCTTTATGAAAGAATGCCAGAGGCCAAGGTCCGCGGATATTCGGCAAAACGATTCACCTTCAATTTGGAAGGAGGAAGATGTGAAAAATGTAAGGGACAGGGGCGACTTAAAATTGAGATGAATTTTTTGCCCGAAGTTTATGTGAGTTGTGATGATTGTCATGGAGCTCGTTTTAATCAGGAAACATTGGAGGTTTTATTTAAAGGTAAGAATATTGCTGAAGTTCTTGCGATGACAGTCGAGGAAGCAGTTCAATTTTTTGAATCCATTCCTAAAATTTATAAACCGTTGAAACTATTAAATGAACTGGGTTTGGGTTATATTGAACTTGGGCAACCCAGTCCCACCTTATCCGGGGGAGAGGCCCAGAGAATTAAGCTGGCCTATGAACTGATTAAAAGAAATCGAGGAAAAACACTTTATGTTTTAGATGAACCGACCACAGGACTTCATTTTGCAGATATTGAAAGATTAATGAAAATTTTGCAAAAATTAGTTGATTTAGGAAATACGGTCGTTTTAATTGAGCATAATCTGGATGTGATTCGTCAGGTGGACATGATTATTGATTTGGGTCCAGAAGGGGGTGAGCGGGGAGGTTTTGTTGTTGCAGAAGGTTCGCCTCAAGAGATCATTCAACAGGCTAAGATTTCTTATACAGCAAAATATTTGAAACAGTTTTTAGAAGGGAATCTATTCAAAAAAATCAAAAATCAAATATCAAAAATCAAAATTGAGGAGTTTGTTGAATAA
- a CDS encoding alpha/beta fold hydrolase, which translates to MILAKNIILTLSGLGILIFVYALLYFYRSLKPPRFITPIQPSNYGLKWENIALKTSDGLTLKGWFIPPPFVLPNAGPPSADWPAGPTKGGGIIPQPHSNAAIIVCHGYPFDKGNVLPIAKFLHSEYNLLLFDFRAMGESEGRMTTLGYHETKDVQAALDFLERKGIQKIGILGFSLGASVALLSVSDERIKAVVADCPFASLDILLDEMFQNLFFLKQPFKAILKKLARSVLKINFSQISPLKSVSNTSTPILLIHGDEDSQIPHSHSLLLKKANPKIQFWQVPEADHIQTYELYPEEYEKRVIKFLKEAFEITQKGTIIIKGDIVKFPSEKWSADD; encoded by the coding sequence ATGATACTCGCTAAAAATATTATTCTGACCTTGTCAGGTTTGGGCATTCTCATCTTCGTTTACGCCCTTCTCTATTTTTACCGATCCCTCAAACCCCCTCGTTTTATCACACCCATTCAACCTTCCAACTATGGCCTCAAATGGGAAAATATTGCTCTTAAAACTTCCGATGGTCTGACCCTTAAAGGATGGTTCATCCCCCCACCTTTCGTACTGCCAAATGCAGGTCCGCCTTCGGCGGACTGGCCCGCAGGGCCAACGAAAGGTGGGGGGATCATCCCACAGCCCCATTCCAACGCGGCTATTATCGTCTGTCACGGCTATCCCTTTGATAAGGGAAATGTGCTTCCCATCGCAAAATTTCTTCACTCAGAATATAATCTCCTCCTTTTTGACTTTAGGGCCATGGGGGAAAGCGAAGGAAGGATGACTACTCTTGGCTATCATGAAACAAAAGATGTTCAAGCTGCATTGGATTTTTTAGAAAGGAAAGGAATTCAAAAAATTGGAATTTTGGGATTTTCTTTGGGGGCCTCTGTTGCTTTGCTCAGTGTCTCAGATGAACGAATTAAAGCCGTTGTAGCTGATTGCCCATTCGCTTCTCTCGACATACTCCTGGACGAGATGTTTCAAAATCTCTTCTTCCTGAAACAGCCCTTTAAAGCTATTTTAAAAAAACTTGCTCGAAGCGTTTTGAAAATAAACTTTTCTCAAATTTCTCCGTTAAAATCGGTCTCAAACACCTCCACTCCTATTCTTCTAATTCATGGAGACGAAGACAGTCAAATTCCTCACTCCCATTCCCTTCTTCTTAAAAAGGCAAACCCAAAAATTCAATTTTGGCAGGTCCCAGAAGCTGATCACATTCAAACCTATGAACTCTATCCGGAAGAATATGAAAAAAGGGTAATAAAATTTCTGAAAGAGGCTTTCGAAATAACCCAAAAAGGTACAATCATCATCAAAGGCGATATTGTAAAATTTCCCAGCGAAAAATGGAGTGCGGATGATTAA
- a CDS encoding PD-(D/E)XK nuclease family protein produces the protein MPTYSHSRLSAFETCPLQYKYRYIDHIKRDRETIEAFLGKRVHETLEKLYRDLKVTKMNSLGDLLTFYTGAWRKNWTENVEMIRKNYTEENYRKLGEKCIRDYYRKFYPFDQTRTLGLESQIFITLDDRGEYKLMGYIDRLAQASDGAFEIHDYKTGQSLPTQEKIDQDRQLALYQIGIQQQWPDVKEIRLVWHYLAFDQHLISQRTGANLDQIRHETIKVIQEIESTRDFPPRENPICPWCEFIDICPLMKHFQKVEALPVHEYLNEPGVNLVNRYAEISIKKNQLVKQLDEELEKLKEALIAYAEKEGVEVVHGGDHKLRIKAKENYKFPLKDDPRRGQLEEIVKKSGEWTQVSDLNLHTLSEAVQSNRLPPDLKEKILKFSELEKSYRFYLSKGGDV, from the coding sequence ATGCCAACCTATTCTCATTCTCGTTTAAGTGCTTTTGAAACATGCCCCCTTCAGTATAAATACCGCTATATTGATCATATTAAACGTGACCGTGAGACCATCGAAGCCTTTTTAGGAAAGCGTGTTCATGAGACATTAGAAAAACTCTATCGCGATCTAAAAGTAACCAAGATGAATAGTTTGGGTGATCTTCTGACCTTTTATACCGGTGCATGGCGAAAAAATTGGACTGAAAATGTTGAAATGATTAGGAAAAATTATACTGAAGAAAATTATCGTAAGTTAGGGGAAAAATGTATTCGGGATTATTACCGAAAATTTTATCCCTTTGATCAAACTCGGACTTTAGGGCTTGAATCCCAGATTTTCATCACCTTGGATGATCGAGGGGAATATAAACTCATGGGCTATATTGATCGACTCGCTCAAGCCTCGGATGGGGCCTTTGAAATTCATGATTATAAAACAGGGCAGAGTCTTCCCACCCAAGAAAAAATCGATCAAGATCGTCAGTTGGCCCTTTATCAAATAGGTATTCAGCAACAGTGGCCTGATGTAAAAGAGATTCGTCTGGTCTGGCATTATCTTGCTTTTGATCAGCATTTAATCTCTCAAAGGACAGGAGCCAATCTAGATCAAATTCGACATGAGACGATTAAGGTCATTCAAGAGATTGAATCGACAAGGGATTTTCCCCCCAGAGAAAATCCTATTTGTCCCTGGTGCGAATTTATTGATATATGTCCTTTAATGAAGCATTTTCAAAAAGTCGAAGCCCTTCCCGTTCATGAGTATTTAAATGAGCCAGGGGTCAATCTGGTGAATCGTTATGCAGAGATTTCAATTAAAAAAAATCAGTTAGTAAAACAATTAGACGAAGAGTTGGAGAAGTTGAAAGAAGCTTTAATTGCCTATGCTGAAAAAGAGGGGGTTGAAGTCGTTCATGGGGGAGATCATAAATTGCGTATTAAGGCGAAAGAAAATTACAAATTTCCTTTAAAAGATGATCCTCGCCGAGGTCAACTTGAAGAAATTGTTAAAAAATCAGGAGAATGGACGCAGGTTTCGGATTTGAATTTACATACCTTGTCCGAGGCGGTTCAATCGAATCGCTTGCCTCCCGATCTTAAAGAAAAAATTCTTAAATTTTCTGAACTAGAAAAATCCTACCGATTTTACCTTTCAAAGGGGGGGGACGTTTAA
- the phoU gene encoding phosphate signaling complex protein PhoU translates to MERHFDEELKKLSQELLKMGGLVEEAVSRSIKALVERDQALSEEVIRSDDAINMLDIEIDDFCLRLLARHQPAGSDLRFITMILKIVNDLERMGDLAVNIAERTLDLLKKPLLKPLIDIPRMATLAQKMLKDSLDAFVNRDASLARSVCQRDDEVDDLNDQIFRELLTYMLQDSTAIERAVDLILIGRHLERVADHATNIGEDVIYLVQGKTIKHHLEERKVGKD, encoded by the coding sequence ATGGAACGACATTTTGATGAAGAGTTAAAAAAACTGAGTCAGGAACTTTTAAAAATGGGAGGGCTAGTGGAGGAGGCTGTGAGTCGATCGATTAAAGCCCTGGTCGAACGAGATCAGGCTTTATCCGAAGAGGTCATTCGCTCGGATGATGCGATTAATATGCTTGATATTGAAATAGATGATTTTTGCTTGAGACTTTTGGCCCGTCATCAACCCGCAGGATCGGATCTTCGTTTTATTACCATGATTCTTAAAATTGTAAATGATTTGGAGCGCATGGGCGATTTGGCTGTTAACATTGCTGAACGGACTTTAGATCTCTTAAAGAAGCCGCTTCTTAAACCTTTGATTGATATTCCTCGTATGGCAACATTAGCCCAGAAGATGTTGAAAGATAGTTTGGATGCTTTTGTGAATCGAGATGCTAGTCTTGCAAGATCGGTTTGTCAGAGGGATGATGAAGTGGATGATTTGAATGATCAGATATTTCGAGAGCTTTTGACCTATATGCTTCAGGATTCTACAGCGATTGAAAGAGCGGTCGATCTTATTCTGATTGGCCGGCATTTAGAGAGGGTAGCGGATCATGCGACCAATATTGGTGAAGATGTTATTTATTTGGTTCAGGGTAAAACCATTAAGCATCATTTGGAAGAAAGGAAAGTTGGGAAAGATTAA
- the pstB gene encoding phosphate ABC transporter ATP-binding protein produces the protein MMEPKILVQDLNLYYGSFHALKNICMEIQPCRITAIIGPSGCGKSTLLRTFNRMNDLIEGVRMEGKIQIDQQNIFEENFDLLSLRKKVGMVFQRPNPFPISVFENVAYGPRIHGLGKRIHLSEVVEGCLSAVELWDVLKDRLQHSALSLSGEEQQRLCIARLLAVEPEVLLMDEPCSALDPIATGKIEELMFQLRDQYAIVIVTHNMQQAARVSDDTGFMLLGELVEFGKTDQIFTSPTDSRTNDYVAGKFG, from the coding sequence ATGATGGAACCTAAAATTTTAGTTCAGGATTTAAATTTGTACTATGGCTCTTTTCATGCGTTGAAAAATATTTGTATGGAAATACAGCCTTGCCGCATTACAGCTATTATTGGACCTTCGGGTTGTGGCAAGTCGACGCTCCTTCGAACTTTTAACCGTATGAATGACTTAATTGAAGGGGTTCGGATGGAGGGGAAGATTCAAATTGATCAGCAGAATATTTTCGAAGAAAATTTTGATTTATTGTCGCTTCGAAAAAAAGTTGGAATGGTTTTTCAAAGGCCAAATCCTTTTCCCATTTCGGTGTTTGAAAATGTAGCCTATGGGCCCCGAATTCATGGTTTGGGTAAGAGGATTCATTTAAGTGAAGTTGTTGAAGGATGTTTGTCTGCTGTAGAGCTTTGGGATGTTTTAAAAGATCGATTACAACATTCAGCGCTTTCTTTATCCGGAGAAGAACAGCAACGTCTTTGTATTGCAAGACTTTTAGCCGTGGAACCGGAAGTTCTATTGATGGATGAACCTTGTTCTGCATTGGATCCCATCGCAACTGGGAAAATAGAAGAATTAATGTTCCAGTTAAGAGATCAATATGCCATTGTTATTGTGACGCATAACATGCAGCAAGCGGCTCGGGTATCCGATGACACGGGTTTTATGCTTTTGGGGGAATTGGTAGAATTTGGCAAGACCGATCAAATTTTTACAAGTCCAACTGATTCCAGAACGAATGATTATGTGGCAGGAAAATTTGGATGA
- the pstB gene encoding phosphate ABC transporter ATP-binding protein, protein MKNNNIKIKVDRLNIHYGTIHALKGVSLDIYQNEILGAIGPANSGKTSFLRMLNRLNDIHPKFRFEGHVFLDQIEIYKMDSALLRKRIGMVFALPLPLPLSIFDNVAYGPRMHGIRNKVELSKIVEKSLKAAFLWDEVKDRLNESGFKLSGGQQQRLCIARTLAVEPEVILFDEPCSGLDPISTGKIEEAMVELKKKYTLVLVTNNTKQAARVSDRVAFFLMGSLVEIGPTDQLFTNPSDARTGEYITGRFG, encoded by the coding sequence GTGAAAAATAATAATATTAAAATAAAAGTGGATCGCCTAAATATTCACTATGGAACTATTCATGCTTTAAAGGGTGTTTCATTGGATATTTACCAAAATGAAATTTTAGGGGCGATTGGGCCTGCAAATAGTGGAAAGACATCTTTTTTGAGGATGTTGAATCGTTTAAATGATATTCATCCGAAATTTCGGTTTGAAGGGCATGTTTTTTTAGATCAGATAGAAATTTATAAAATGGATTCAGCCCTTTTACGCAAGAGGATTGGGATGGTTTTTGCCTTGCCCTTACCACTACCTCTTTCCATTTTTGATAATGTGGCGTATGGACCTCGAATGCATGGAATCAGAAATAAGGTAGAGCTTTCTAAAATTGTCGAGAAAAGTTTAAAGGCGGCCTTTCTTTGGGATGAAGTGAAAGACCGTCTGAATGAATCTGGGTTTAAACTTTCAGGAGGTCAGCAGCAACGTCTTTGCATTGCAAGAACATTGGCGGTCGAGCCTGAGGTTATTTTATTTGATGAACCGTGTTCAGGGTTAGATCCCATTTCTACTGGAAAAATCGAAGAGGCGATGGTAGAGCTAAAGAAAAAATATACCCTTGTTCTTGTAACCAATAATACAAAACAGGCTGCTCGGGTGAGCGATCGAGTTGCTTTTTTTCTGATGGGTTCCCTTGTCGAAATCGGGCCTACAGATCAACTTTTTACGAATCCCTCAGATGCTCGAACCGGTGAATACATCACAGGAAGATTTGGTTAA
- the pstA gene encoding phosphate ABC transporter permease PstA, with amino-acid sequence MLVITPVLIILGVIVSRGIHAISWEFLTSMPRMGMKAGGIFPAIVGTFYLISLTMVFAMPIGILAAVYLVEYAKDSRLRRFVEVAIVNLAGVPSIVFGLFGLGLFVMFLKLGVSLLAGALTLAIMTLPVIITSTKEALSTVPNSFREVSLSLGATHWQTIRYAVLPNALPGILTGTVLGLSRAAGETAPILFTVAAFYLPRLPHSLFDQVMVLPYHLYVLSTQVPNVKPEIKYGTALVLVSLVLFLNLFAMIIRARFRRKKQW; translated from the coding sequence ATGTTAGTCATTACTCCTGTTCTCATTATTCTGGGAGTCATTGTGAGTCGAGGAATTCACGCGATCAGTTGGGAATTTTTAACGTCAATGCCTCGTATGGGAATGAAGGCAGGAGGGATTTTTCCTGCCATTGTGGGCACTTTTTATCTGATCAGTTTGACGATGGTTTTTGCAATGCCCATTGGAATCTTGGCTGCGGTGTATCTTGTAGAGTACGCAAAGGACAGTCGATTGAGGCGGTTTGTTGAAGTGGCTATTGTTAACCTCGCAGGGGTTCCCTCCATTGTTTTTGGACTTTTTGGTTTAGGTCTTTTTGTCATGTTTCTAAAGTTGGGGGTATCTCTTCTTGCAGGGGCTCTAACCTTGGCGATTATGACGCTTCCTGTCATTATTACATCGACCAAAGAGGCTCTATCGACCGTTCCAAATTCTTTTCGTGAGGTGAGTCTTTCCCTTGGAGCAACTCATTGGCAGACCATTCGTTATGCAGTTCTTCCGAATGCCTTGCCTGGCATTTTAACAGGAACGGTTTTGGGACTTTCCAGGGCCGCAGGGGAAACGGCCCCGATTCTTTTTACGGTGGCTGCTTTTTATTTACCTCGCTTGCCTCATTCCCTCTTTGATCAAGTTATGGTATTGCCCTATCATCTTTATGTTCTTTCTACTCAGGTTCCAAATGTGAAACCTGAAATTAAATATGGAACAGCTTTGGTGCTGGTAAGTTTGGTATTGTTTCTGAATCTTTTTGCGATGATTATTCGGGCAAGATTTAGAAGAAAAAAGCAGTGGTGA